A window of the Sphingomonas piscis genome harbors these coding sequences:
- the cutA gene encoding divalent-cation tolerance protein CutA has translation MSVVSVYVVFADADEAGRIGKQAVEERLAACVNILGPCTSIYRWQGAIEQAEEVAAIFKTTVASADSLITRIAGLHSYDVPAITVWPVDKLLGRYAEWVEANVGP, from the coding sequence ATGAGCGTCGTCTCCGTCTATGTCGTGTTTGCCGATGCGGACGAGGCAGGCCGCATCGGGAAGCAGGCGGTGGAAGAGCGGCTTGCGGCCTGCGTCAACATCCTCGGACCCTGCACCTCCATTTACCGCTGGCAGGGCGCGATCGAACAGGCCGAGGAGGTTGCCGCGATCTTCAAGACAACCGTGGCTTCCGCCGACTCCCTCATCACCCGCATCGCCGGACTTCACAGCTATGACGTGCCGGCGATCACCGTTTGGCCGGTCGACAAGTTGCTGGGCCGCTATGCCGAGTGGGTCGAGGCGAACGTCGGGCCCTAG
- a CDS encoding ZIP family metal transporter: MVPAAVQALLWGLLSGSALLIGALVGWFVPLSRRVIAAIMAFGAGVLISALSFELMDEAWATGGFVPVAGGFLGGAAVYTICNIALAAYGARHRKRSAPEKRQQEKGENNQNGGALAVGALLDGIPESIVIGVSLLKGGAVGMVAVVAVFLSNIPEGLSSAAGMKAEGRSFGYVMGLWAGIAVIAGLSSWFGYVAFDGISPAVVAGVQATAAGAILAMVVDTMVPEAFEGTHDFAGLIAVTGFLTAFALTKLG, encoded by the coding sequence ATGGTGCCGGCTGCGGTTCAAGCATTGCTGTGGGGATTGCTGAGCGGTTCGGCGCTGCTGATCGGTGCCCTCGTCGGCTGGTTCGTTCCCCTGTCGCGGCGGGTCATTGCCGCGATCATGGCGTTTGGCGCAGGCGTGCTGATCTCGGCCCTCTCGTTTGAGCTGATGGACGAAGCCTGGGCTACGGGCGGTTTCGTGCCGGTGGCTGGCGGCTTCCTTGGCGGGGCCGCCGTTTACACCATCTGCAACATAGCCCTTGCTGCATATGGAGCCCGGCACCGCAAAAGGTCGGCGCCCGAAAAGCGCCAGCAGGAGAAAGGCGAGAACAACCAGAATGGCGGCGCGCTTGCGGTCGGCGCCCTTCTCGACGGCATTCCGGAATCCATCGTCATCGGCGTCAGCCTCCTGAAAGGCGGTGCGGTCGGGATGGTGGCGGTGGTGGCCGTCTTCCTGTCCAACATCCCGGAAGGTCTCTCCAGCGCTGCGGGCATGAAGGCCGAAGGGCGCTCCTTCGGTTATGTCATGGGTTTATGGGCGGGCATTGCCGTGATCGCTGGATTGTCGTCGTGGTTCGGATACGTCGCCTTCGACGGGATCTCACCCGCCGTGGTTGCTGGAGTTCAAGCCACGGCCGCAGGGGCGATCCTTGCCATGGTGGTGGACACGATGGTCCCGGAAGCCTTCGAGGGAACGCACGATTTCGCCGGGCTGATCGCGGTCACCGGTTTCCTCACGGCATTCGCCCTCACGAAGCTAGGGTAA
- the rplM gene encoding 50S ribosomal protein L13, protein MKALMKTTKSAKPSEVEKKWHLIDADGLVVGRVATIIANILRGKHKPSFTPHVDCGDHVVVVNADKVRFTGRKTDQKVYYKHTGYAGGIKGVTAAKVLEGRFPERVLEKAVERMIPRGPLGRDQMRALHLYNGTDHPHAGQDPQVLDVAGMSRKNKVGA, encoded by the coding sequence ATGAAGGCGCTGATGAAGACCACCAAGTCGGCCAAGCCGTCCGAGGTGGAAAAGAAGTGGCATCTGATCGATGCCGACGGCCTGGTGGTCGGACGCGTGGCGACGATTATCGCCAATATCCTGCGCGGCAAGCATAAGCCGAGCTTCACCCCGCACGTCGACTGCGGCGACCACGTGGTCGTCGTCAACGCCGACAAGGTGCGCTTCACCGGCCGCAAGACCGACCAGAAGGTCTATTACAAGCACACCGGCTATGCCGGCGGCATCAAGGGTGTCACCGCCGCCAAGGTGCTGGAAGGCCGCTTCCCGGAACGCGTTCTTGAGAAGGCCGTCGAGCGGATGATCCCGCGCGGGCCCCTCGGCCGTGACCAGATGCGTGCCCTGCACCTCTACAATGGTACCGACCATCCGCACGCGGGCCAGGATCCGCAGGTTCTCGACGTCGCGGGCATGAGCCGCAAGAACAAGGTGGGCGCATAA
- the rpsI gene encoding 30S ribosomal protein S9 translates to MADKKSLSDLGELTQEAAAAPAAAEAPAAEATTEAAPAREGRDERGGGRGRRERPESDNGVSTQGPQIEAVLREQQLDKFGRAYATGRRKDAVARVWLKPGTGKITVNGRDQEVYFARPTLRLVINQPFGITERAGQYDVIATVKGGGLSGQAGAVKHGIAQALSRYEPTLRTTVKRAGFLTRDPRVVERKKYGRAKARRSFQFSKR, encoded by the coding sequence ATGGCCGACAAGAAGTCTCTTTCCGATCTGGGCGAGCTGACCCAGGAGGCGGCTGCCGCTCCGGCCGCCGCCGAAGCTCCCGCTGCCGAAGCGACCACCGAAGCCGCTCCGGCGCGCGAAGGTCGTGACGAGCGTGGTGGTGGCCGTGGCCGCCGTGAGCGCCCCGAATCCGACAATGGCGTTTCGACGCAGGGCCCGCAGATCGAAGCCGTTCTTCGCGAGCAGCAGCTCGACAAGTTCGGCCGCGCTTACGCGACCGGTCGCCGCAAGGACGCCGTTGCACGCGTCTGGCTGAAACCGGGCACGGGCAAGATCACGGTCAACGGCCGCGATCAGGAAGTCTATTTCGCACGTCCGACGCTGCGCCTCGTCATCAACCAGCCGTTCGGGATCACCGAGCGCGCCGGCCAGTATGACGTAATCGCCACCGTCAAGGGCGGCGGTCTGTCCGGCCAGGCCGGTGCGGTGAAGCACGGCATCGCGCAGGCTCTGTCGCGTTACGAGCCGACGCTTCGCACCACCGTGAAGCGCGCCGGCTTCCTGACCCGCGACCCGCGCGTCGTCGAGCGTAAGAAGTACGGCCGGGCCAAGGCTCGTCGCAGCTTCCAGTTCTCGAAGCGCTAA
- a CDS encoding alpha/beta hydrolase, with the protein MTLLASTAVSAQQWGDPPLPAGKDPETPSWPPRERLALWPGRPPGGPAQPIALDWTMNGPTGGRQLWVRGVETPEINVFRAPEPDGSAVLVIPGGGYDFVSVQSEGLEIADFLNTKGTTAFVLTYRLPGEGWTPCHLAPLQDAQRAMRLIRAKASTFGIDPERLGVLGFSAGGHLAADLTVSHGQRVHDAVDAVDSLSARPAFSGLIYPVATVQPGASHGGSRDKLLGPNPSQPLADARSPLRHITGETAPTFLVHAIDDDLVPVANTIDWLAACRAAEVPCEAHLYSEGGHGFALRAPKDSSASQWGEMFARWMRKHGG; encoded by the coding sequence ATGACCCTTTTGGCCTCCACCGCCGTTTCCGCGCAGCAGTGGGGCGACCCGCCCCTGCCCGCCGGCAAGGATCCCGAGACACCCTCGTGGCCTCCCCGCGAGCGGCTAGCCCTTTGGCCCGGCCGCCCGCCCGGCGGGCCGGCACAGCCGATCGCGCTCGACTGGACGATGAACGGGCCGACCGGCGGCCGGCAGCTCTGGGTTCGCGGTGTCGAAACGCCCGAGATTAACGTCTTCCGAGCACCAGAACCCGATGGCTCGGCGGTGCTCGTGATCCCGGGCGGCGGGTACGACTTCGTCTCCGTTCAGAGCGAAGGCCTGGAGATTGCGGATTTTCTGAACACGAAAGGGACGACTGCTTTTGTTCTGACCTATCGCCTGCCCGGTGAGGGCTGGACCCCTTGTCACCTTGCGCCCTTGCAGGACGCGCAGCGGGCGATGCGGCTGATCCGCGCCAAAGCATCGACCTTCGGCATCGATCCGGAACGGCTCGGCGTTCTGGGCTTCTCGGCCGGCGGGCACCTCGCGGCCGACCTCACGGTGTCTCACGGCCAGAGGGTGCACGACGCCGTCGACGCGGTGGACAGCTTGTCGGCGCGTCCAGCCTTCTCCGGCCTCATCTATCCGGTTGCGACGGTCCAGCCCGGTGCCAGTCACGGCGGATCGCGTGATAAATTGCTAGGACCGAACCCCAGCCAACCCCTGGCGGATGCGCGTTCACCGCTCCGGCATATCACGGGCGAGACCGCACCCACCTTCCTGGTCCACGCGATCGACGACGATCTGGTGCCGGTGGCCAACACGATCGACTGGTTGGCCGCATGCCGCGCCGCCGAGGTGCCGTGCGAAGCGCACCTCTACTCGGAGGGCGGACATGGCTTCGCGCTGCGCGCGCCAAAGGACAGTTCCGCGTCGCAGTGGGGCGAGATGTTCGCCCGCTGGATGCGCAAGCACGGGGGCTGA
- a CDS encoding PadR family transcriptional regulator yields MQRRRRLSPQALLLLDALAARPADWQYGLELAHVTGLQSGSLYPILIRLADRGLLESRWLEPSEPGRPARHAYRASAAGLKALVEAQAAERTVREALA; encoded by the coding sequence ATGCAGCGACGTAGACGACTTTCTCCTCAGGCTCTTTTGTTGCTGGATGCGCTCGCCGCTAGACCGGCGGATTGGCAGTACGGGCTGGAGTTGGCCCACGTCACTGGGCTGCAATCTGGAAGCCTCTATCCGATCCTCATCCGCCTTGCCGACCGGGGTCTTCTTGAATCGCGTTGGCTTGAGCCGAGCGAGCCGGGCCGGCCAGCTCGGCACGCCTATCGGGCCTCCGCTGCAGGGTTGAAGGCGCTTGTCGAGGCGCAAGCAGCGGAACGAACGGTCAGAGAGGCGTTGGCATGA
- a CDS encoding DHA2 family efflux MFS transporter permease subunit encodes MSQPASHVLPSGQRVIVTIAVMMAVLLQVLDTTIANVALPHMQASLSATQDTINWVLTSYIVASAIALPISGWMSDRVGRKRLLVISVIGFTVASVLCAMATSLSEMVIFRALQGVSGAFLVPLAQATMFDINPPEKHGQAMALFGGGIMIGPILGPMLGGWLTENYNWRWVFLVNLPVGVLCTFMLLRYLPKTDVIKRKFDLFGFLLLAISVGALQLCLDRGEQEDWFQSWEIIAEAGIAAGAFWMFVVHTITGKEPLFEKGMFADRNFSTGLLFMAVTGVLLLAGLALLPPLLQNIYGYSVLQSGILTVPRGVGTLVSMLLAGRLSNKVDARIMVGLGVVLMGASLWMMTGFALDQPSRPVIVSGLVQGLGLGLIFVPLQSLAFQTLAPRLRTTAAAMLNLSRNIGGSIGISVVSSQLVRMTQVAHNDLASQIGTNTPTNDTSIVSGLGLPTETAMAILNGEVTRQAVFIAYLDDFKLMMIVTFAVLPLLFLMRKGSQAGGAGPQHAALD; translated from the coding sequence GTGTCGCAGCCGGCAAGTCACGTCCTCCCGTCCGGGCAGCGCGTCATCGTCACTATTGCTGTGATGATGGCCGTGCTGCTCCAGGTGCTCGACACCACCATCGCCAACGTCGCCTTGCCGCACATGCAGGCCAGCCTCAGCGCCACTCAGGACACGATCAACTGGGTGCTGACGAGCTACATTGTCGCCTCCGCGATTGCCCTGCCGATCAGCGGCTGGATGTCGGACCGCGTCGGACGCAAGCGCTTGCTCGTCATCTCAGTGATCGGCTTCACCGTCGCTTCGGTGCTCTGCGCCATGGCGACCTCCCTCAGCGAGATGGTGATCTTCCGTGCGTTGCAAGGCGTCAGCGGCGCGTTTCTCGTGCCGCTGGCCCAGGCGACCATGTTCGACATCAACCCGCCCGAGAAGCACGGGCAGGCCATGGCCCTGTTCGGTGGCGGCATCATGATCGGGCCGATCCTCGGACCGATGCTCGGCGGCTGGCTGACCGAAAATTACAATTGGCGCTGGGTGTTCCTCGTCAACCTGCCGGTCGGCGTCCTCTGTACCTTCATGCTACTGCGCTATTTACCGAAGACGGACGTGATCAAACGAAAGTTCGACCTGTTCGGCTTTCTGCTGTTGGCCATTTCGGTGGGGGCACTCCAGCTCTGTCTCGACCGTGGCGAGCAGGAGGACTGGTTCCAAAGCTGGGAGATCATCGCCGAGGCGGGAATTGCCGCCGGAGCCTTCTGGATGTTTGTTGTCCATACCATCACCGGCAAGGAGCCCTTGTTCGAAAAGGGCATGTTTGCGGACCGCAATTTCTCGACCGGCCTATTGTTCATGGCGGTGACGGGCGTTCTCCTGCTGGCGGGTCTCGCGCTGTTGCCGCCCCTGCTCCAGAACATCTACGGCTATTCGGTGCTTCAGTCTGGGATCCTCACGGTCCCACGCGGCGTCGGCACGTTGGTGTCCATGCTGCTCGCCGGACGGCTGAGCAACAAGGTCGACGCACGGATCATGGTCGGCCTCGGCGTCGTCCTGATGGGCGCAAGCCTGTGGATGATGACTGGCTTCGCGCTCGACCAACCGTCCCGGCCGGTCATCGTCAGCGGTCTTGTCCAGGGCCTTGGCCTCGGCCTCATCTTCGTCCCGCTGCAGAGCCTCGCCTTCCAGACTCTCGCGCCGCGGCTGCGCACCACGGCGGCGGCGATGCTGAACCTGTCCCGCAACATCGGCGGCTCGATCGGTATCTCGGTGGTGAGTTCGCAGCTCGTGCGCATGACCCAGGTTGCGCACAACGACCTTGCCAGCCAGATCGGGACCAACACGCCGACCAATGATACCAGCATCGTTTCGGGTCTCGGCCTGCCGACGGAAACCGCAATGGCGATCCTCAACGGGGAGGTGACCCGCCAGGCGGTGTTCATCGCCTATCTCGACGACTTCAAGCTGATGATGATCGTCACCTTTGCCGTCCTTCCGCTGCTGTTCCTGATGCGCAAAGGAAGCCAGGCGGGCGGTGCCGGCCCGCAACACGCCGCGCTGGATTGA
- a CDS encoding HlyD family secretion protein has translation MNQMKSEAMQGTPAEVDQDTVAVVEDARPKPRRNVLRLFFMLVVPALLLLAGGYFWLTSGKTVSTDNAAVKQDIVSVAAQVNGPVVEVLVENGDRVKRGQLLFRIDPQPYRVALEQAQAQLAAARLQTRQLNTQAAGTGADIIGAQAQLEIDRRALARQNELLRQGFTTRAAHDDAVAEVRKSETELQDARARAANAQAAIAPGEQPSIALAQAAVDKARLDLSRTEVRATMDGIVANADRVQLGTAVVTGVGLMSIVHGSDAWVEANFKEKDLARMLPGEPATVEIDAYPDLKIKGHVESIGAGTGAQFSVIPAQNANGNWVKVTQRVPVRIKFDEVPKRPMIAGLSANVTVRLES, from the coding sequence ATGAACCAGATGAAGAGCGAAGCCATGCAGGGAACGCCCGCCGAAGTTGACCAGGACACGGTTGCCGTCGTCGAGGACGCCCGTCCGAAGCCGAGGCGCAACGTGCTCCGCCTATTTTTCATGCTGGTCGTACCGGCGCTGCTATTGCTCGCGGGCGGCTATTTCTGGCTGACCAGCGGCAAGACGGTGTCCACCGACAATGCGGCGGTGAAGCAGGACATCGTCTCCGTTGCCGCGCAGGTGAATGGGCCGGTGGTCGAGGTGCTCGTCGAGAACGGCGATCGCGTGAAGCGCGGACAATTGCTGTTCCGCATCGACCCGCAACCCTATCGCGTCGCGCTCGAGCAAGCTCAAGCGCAGCTCGCCGCTGCCCGGCTTCAGACTCGCCAGTTGAACACGCAAGCCGCGGGTACGGGCGCAGATATCATCGGCGCGCAGGCGCAGCTCGAGATCGATCGCCGCGCGTTAGCCCGACAGAACGAGCTTTTGCGCCAGGGCTTCACAACGCGCGCTGCCCATGACGACGCGGTTGCTGAGGTTCGCAAGTCGGAGACGGAACTACAGGATGCCCGTGCTCGCGCCGCCAATGCCCAGGCCGCCATCGCTCCGGGTGAGCAGCCCAGCATCGCGCTTGCGCAAGCTGCGGTCGACAAGGCTCGCCTCGACCTGTCCCGGACGGAAGTGCGCGCGACCATGGACGGCATCGTCGCCAACGCCGACCGGGTTCAGCTCGGCACCGCCGTCGTCACGGGCGTGGGCCTGATGTCGATCGTTCACGGCAGCGATGCCTGGGTGGAAGCGAACTTCAAGGAGAAGGACCTCGCCCGTATGCTTCCCGGAGAGCCGGCCACGGTCGAGATCGACGCTTACCCTGACCTTAAGATCAAAGGCCATGTCGAGAGCATTGGCGCCGGCACGGGCGCGCAATTCTCCGTCATCCCGGCGCAGAATGCCAACGGCAACTGGGTCAAGGTCACCCAGCGCGTGCCGGTCCGAATCAAGTTCGACGAGGTGCCCAAGCGGCCGATGATTGCCGGTCTGTCCGCCAACGTGACGGTTCGTCTCGAAAGCTAG
- a CDS encoding MarR family winged helix-turn-helix transcriptional regulator, giving the protein METNLLQIGETAHALRRAFDRRAAALGVTRAQWRVLVKLGRHPNLRQVELADLLDVEPITLCRIVDRLEDSGMVERRRDPADRRAWRLALTPKSEPLVGKLRLLADDLAREAFGGIEESELEQLQRALARVRENLVSGGGTTKKASNE; this is encoded by the coding sequence ATGGAAACGAACCTGTTGCAGATTGGGGAGACCGCGCACGCCTTGCGGCGAGCGTTCGATCGCCGTGCGGCGGCGCTTGGCGTAACCCGGGCGCAGTGGCGGGTGCTGGTGAAGCTGGGCCGTCATCCCAACCTGCGACAGGTTGAACTTGCCGACCTGCTGGACGTCGAACCGATCACCCTCTGCCGGATCGTCGACAGGCTGGAAGACAGCGGAATGGTTGAACGCCGCCGCGACCCCGCCGACCGGCGTGCCTGGAGGTTGGCGTTGACACCGAAGTCGGAACCGCTGGTCGGGAAATTGCGCTTGCTTGCGGACGATTTGGCACGTGAAGCGTTCGGCGGGATCGAGGAGTCCGAGCTGGAACAATTGCAGCGGGCGCTTGCTCGGGTGCGCGAGAATCTCGTCTCCGGCGGCGGTACGACGAAGAAGGCATCGAACGAATGA
- the metC gene encoding cystathionine beta-lyase: MNDDQPSDLRPATRLVQAGRRKEWTGDLINVPVARTSTILFDSVAGMNASYPPKDGRGSYGRNGTQTHWSLAEALTQFEPGAAGTKLFPSGAAAVAMALLTVLKSGDELLMIDSAYGPTRSFCDDVLAKQGVTTIYYDPRSSPEEIAALCTDRTGAIFLESPGSLTFEVQDVPGICAMARDRGIPTLVDNTWATPLFFPAIENGVDLTILACTKYIGGHSDVMLGSVTTTERFHDALVQTYRSYGQHVSADDAFLASRGLRTLGVRLQAHQENALAVARWLKGQPQVDLILHPAFEECPGHEYWKRDFKGASGLFSFVLRAGGPKEAATIVDRFKLFGIGFSWGGYESLAIPTSPHRSTNRELKGRAIIRLQIGLEDPADLIADLEQAFTA; this comes from the coding sequence ATGAACGACGATCAGCCTTCCGACCTTCGTCCCGCCACCCGCCTCGTGCAGGCCGGACGCCGCAAGGAATGGACGGGGGACCTGATCAACGTGCCCGTCGCTCGGACCTCGACCATCCTTTTCGACAGCGTGGCAGGGATGAACGCTTCCTATCCGCCGAAGGACGGACGGGGCAGCTATGGCCGCAATGGCACCCAGACCCACTGGTCGCTGGCCGAAGCGCTGACCCAGTTTGAGCCCGGCGCGGCGGGTACCAAGCTGTTCCCCTCCGGAGCGGCCGCGGTCGCGATGGCGCTGCTGACGGTACTGAAAAGCGGCGACGAGCTGTTGATGATCGACAGCGCCTACGGCCCCACCCGAAGCTTCTGTGACGATGTGCTCGCCAAGCAGGGCGTCACCACCATCTACTATGATCCGCGCAGCAGCCCCGAGGAGATCGCCGCGCTGTGCACCGATCGGACGGGCGCGATCTTCCTGGAAAGCCCGGGATCGCTGACCTTTGAGGTTCAGGACGTGCCAGGCATTTGCGCAATGGCTCGAGACCGCGGCATCCCCACCTTGGTCGACAATACCTGGGCAACCCCCCTCTTCTTCCCGGCGATCGAGAATGGCGTGGACCTTACTATCCTCGCGTGCACCAAATATATCGGCGGGCATTCGGACGTGATGCTCGGCTCCGTCACCACAACCGAGCGCTTCCACGATGCGCTGGTGCAGACCTACCGCTCTTACGGGCAGCATGTCAGCGCCGACGACGCCTTCCTAGCTTCGCGCGGTCTTCGAACCTTGGGCGTTCGGTTGCAGGCGCATCAGGAAAATGCGCTGGCCGTCGCCCGCTGGTTGAAAGGGCAGCCGCAGGTAGATCTGATCCTTCACCCGGCGTTCGAGGAGTGCCCTGGTCACGAATATTGGAAACGGGACTTCAAGGGCGCAAGTGGGCTGTTCTCTTTCGTCCTGCGCGCCGGCGGGCCGAAGGAAGCGGCGACCATTGTCGATCGCTTCAAATTGTTCGGCATCGGCTTCAGCTGGGGCGGATATGAAAGCCTCGCCATTCCAACCAGCCCGCACCGGAGCACCAATCGCGAACTGAAGGGCCGCGCGATCATCCGGCTGCAGATTGGCCTCGAAGACCCTGCGGATTTGATCGCGGACCTGGAGCAAGCCTTCACGGCCTGA